In Setaria italica strain Yugu1 chromosome IX, Setaria_italica_v2.0, whole genome shotgun sequence, the genomic stretch GATGATGGCAGCTGTTGTTACAGCAGCGACTATGGTGGGAACAATGACGAGTATCTAGCACAGCTGTGTGATGGTGGTGAGCACTACCCGCATGGCCATGATGAGAGGCAGGTAGAGAGAGGTCATTACCACTACAACAAGGGTGATAGGCAGGGGTACCGTCAGGGCCAGCTTAGGatgaagaaggtgtacgtgccCAAGGTGAAGGCGTCCTCTGATGCTGGAACAGAGGCTGAGGAAAAGCCTGAAGAGAATGGTGCGTCTGCTACCACCATGGAACAAAAGGAGGCCAGTGCTGATAATGCAGATGTTGTACCTGCTTCTGAATCAGACAAGTCTGCTGGGTAAATTCCAATATCCTTATACAAATTTTGCAGATGAAATCTGTATCTCCTTATGTAGATGTGatgatttttatatgaaacttaTGAATGTTTTATTGCCAGGGGTGCTGCCCAAGAAGGTCCTAACAATGGAACTAGGACTCATTTCCTAAAGGAGAAGCGCAATGGCTctgagaagaggaagaagaaaaatgctatGAAAAACAGCGGCACTGAGCCAGAGAAGGTGAAGAAGCAAGATTCTGAGGTAGATGGCTCGAAATCGGCAGACAAGCAACCActggaagaagagaaaaaggtaATGCCTCGCTGAATATATATAGCCATGCATTCAGTTCTTGCTTGCCAAACGTTTGCTGAACTTCATTATTTGAACAGACCCTTGCTGAGTATGAGAAGATGCGCGAGGAGAAAAAGATGACCTCGGAGGCCTCAAAAACTGAGGCGAGGAAGGTCACTGCTGATGAATTTAAGGGCCTGCAGATGTTGGAGAAAAGGAAGCTGGATGTTGAGGAAGCTGTCATCAAGGTAGAAAAGGCTCAGCCCAAGGTTAAGGAGGCTAGCAATAAGGAAGTAGTTCAGGCCGAGGGGAAGGATGCTGCTGCAAAGGATGGCAAACCTAAGAAGGTAGATGTTTCATTAAAACACGTAATCTTTCAACTTGATGTGTCGTACGGTATCTAATATTTCTTTGACAACTTTTCAGGTTGTTGTCCCCCACCAAAACCTTGGGTTCAGGCCACCAAGCCGTGTACCTTACGTTCAGGAAGATGGCTCTTCTGCTCGTGCTCGCTTCAATGGTGGTTTCCACGGTGGCAGCCGTGACAACAGCACTGAGCCCCGGGTCAATGGCAGAGCAGCCCAGAACGAAGCTGGTGACCACAACGGCAATGGTGCACCACGGGGTGCCCACAATGGCCGAGGCGACGGCGCTCCGAGGGGCAACTACTCCGGCCACCGGAATGGGTACATGGGCAACGGTGGATACGATTACGGCAGGGGCAACGGTGGATACGGCTATGGCAGGGGGCAAGGTGGGAACCAAAGCAATGGCGGCtaccagcagcagcggcagggcgGCAACGTTGGCCAATACCAGCAGGAGCGCGCTGGCAATGGTGGCTACTACCCGCAGAGGCACCACCCAGCCAGTGACAGGTACCACCAGCAGCGCGGCAACTCTGGCGATCGCCGCAATTTCGCGCGCGTCCCTGCGCCGGTCCTGAACGTCAAGGAGTTCCCTGAGCTGCCTGTACCCACCTCGGCTCGATCTGCTGCGCCGGCCTCTGCACCCCACGCCTGTCCCAGCTCAGGCCTCTGCACCGGCGGCCGCTCCGGCTCAGGCCCAGGCGCCTAGCTCTTCTGATTAGTTTCCCTTTTAGCTTTTGGGTGAGGATGGAGTGATGAACGTGAGGCACGCCTCATGAAATTTTGTAACGGATGCTTTACTGTTTTATTCAGCTTTTTTTGATTCAGTATTTTTTGTTCTGATTTAATTTGTTTGAAAGCTTGTTTAGACTATTTTTCTGCTCCCTGCTCTACTCCTTTCGTTTCAAAATGCAGatagttttagcttttctaccTACATAGGTTTaaccctatatttagatgcatagcaataTGTATGAATTTGAAAGTCCCACATTTTAAAACAAATTGTGTTGACACCGGCCTTGACACTACAATTATACTTCTCGGGAGAGGGTCAAAAGGATATCTCTCTCCAGCAGTCGGAGCAAAATCTCCTTCCCTAGATCGTTACAGATTTTTATCTGTATCTAATTACATAACTGACTCACCCTATTTTCTAGATAAGCTCGGTCATTGCATAACACGTGaaattttcctttccttctatctccatatttcaaaaaaaaaactcgagtATTCCTTTCCTTGATTGACCTTATCAACAGCTTGAACTATGGCATGTTAGCTCACGTGTATGTCTCCTGTCCTTCTTTGCTCCAAACTCATCCTGCTGAGAACTTACTCTGTTGCGCGTCACAAGAACCGTGGCTGTTGTGTATGCATATGACCTGTATCTGACCAATGCATTAATCTAGCTGAATAAAGTATAATTTCTCACCCGGTTACTCAGTCACTTATAATCCAAATTAAATTGATTTGAACATCATAAACCAAATCAAATCAATTCGGTTCATCATTACAGGTGTCAAATTTTGGTAGAAACAATAATTTTGGAAGGAGGGAGTATTATGCAATCCGATGAAAATTTTCAATTTATTCGTTCAATTCTAAACCAAAAAAAAGGCCTCACAACATTAATTTGGAATCTCAGCTCAGTTTTTATCTCATTCATTTATATCCAATTATATTACTATAAGAAGACCTATCATCTTTTATATATAGCTGCAACGATTATGTCAGCCACCTGGAACGGAAGTTGTCCAGTGTCCACTTGTTGGAGTGTACTTGTGGGGACTGGCCAGGGGATATCTGACTCAGATTCTGAGTACCTCCTAACTTTTGTTCCAAAAGTGTTGAAATTAAAAAAGGTTATAGTTCGTAAACCAGGCATATACAAGTTAAAATTACCTCTATGTTTCGTATAATAGTATCTCTAAAACAATCTGGGTgacattttcttaaaaaatataCCTTTCCCTTAGctactgctccctccgtcccaaattattaatACTAGAGCATTCGGCGGCTATGCGCGTCCTATCATATCAACAATCAAATATAAGCACTAAGCAGTAGATGCATATCACATGGAAAAGGTAATTTTTACAAACAACAGAACCACATACATCACCGCAGATTTAATCTCAACTGCCGTCTTTTGCACATTCTACTGCTTCTTCTGGATATGAAAATAAACAATATTTTCTAGGCATGTCAGTGCAAAATGCATGCAAGTTTCTAGGGGTGCAGCATGCAATGGAGGTCCAAGAAAGCTACCACCTATTCCAACTGACACAATATATACGTGCCACTGCCTTTCCAGTTGCCCCAAACCTAAGGCAATCAGATAGCAATCGTAAAGGTGAAAACCTAAGGCTGAATCCTAGAATTTGCAGCTTATCCATTTTATCCTAGAATTAGCAATCTAAATGACAATTTGAATTAGAACCCATAATGCAATCTTGGAAGAGGATAATTTTAGCAATAAGGAAAAGaaacaataaaataaatttaaatatCAATGTACCTCATATTGAATAGGATCAAAGTTATGCAAATCTATTTTTCCTCATTGTGTAGGATTTTGAAATTTTACTCTTAGATGAAAATGCAACATTACAACTTGCTTCTACCTAAAAATGAATTAGAACACAAAGAAACGGAGCTGCTATTGCCTTCCCGCAAGACCAACCAAGGGTAAGCTTTCCCCAAAAGGACTTGGTTGCCAGATTGATCTTTCTGCTTTTACTTTACAGTAATCTCAAGTACAACATGTGACCTTGACAAAGgggaaaaataataaatgatTAGAATCGCTGTGCGGGCTGATAAGCAGGATATTACCATAGATGTGCACATCCAATACTTATGattaaaggggtgtttgataccaggtgctaaattttagctgtgttacatcagatgttcggatactaattaggaggactaaatatgagctaattataaaactaattacagaacccctgggctaattcgggaaacgaatctattaaagttaattaatccatcattagcaaatggttactgtagcaccacattatcaaatcatggactaattagacttaatagattcgtctcgtgaattagactccatctgtgcaattagttttataattattctatatttaatacatccgatgtgacaggtgctaaattttagcagtacTATGTTTGTAAAAGAACTATATGCATGCTATTTGATATAATTTGCTCTAATTAGGGGGCACTAAAATCATAGGGTGTGTATCCTCCCTTCCTGTACCTCATATTCAAAATTACTACTCCGATTTATTCAACACATGATGAAAGAAAGAACAAAACACATGCAAGAAGGTTGCTTTAGTTAACGGGACACCTGTATTGTGGCAACAGGGCTTGGCCTAGCGCTGTTTGGCGTCTTGCTCTACGGAATTAAGAATCAACATGACACAAATTAGCTTCTCACCATAGAAAGCTGCTAAGCATATCTCAACCAATTGTTAATGGCAACACTATTTCAGAATCTTTAAATACTGCCCGGCCATACCAACAGGGGCAATAACCATGTATAAAGAGGCAAGAAATACGGAATGTAAAAGTTACCAAATTTATTTTGAATATGGTGAGACATATAGGAGTAGACAAGGAGGCCAACCTGCACCTTCAGCATGAATTGCATTATCATAGAATAATCTATCTTTCTAATGGATTACCAGAACATCATTATCGAGCTGAGTGTAAAATTATTGCTACTTACAAATTTGTTGCCTAAAACCGTATGCACGTTTTTAAGGAAACCTATTTTTTCCAAGCATGATTTTATTTAGCAAGCCAACTGCAAAATGAGCATGAATAGGCTGTTCTAACGAGGTTTGGCTCAAATAACACAATCATAGCATGAATAAGCTTGTCCGCTGGCCTAGCAGGATTCACCTTAAGACCTGATTAATTGAACAATGCATCAGTTTGCTTTACAAGCACCAACTGCAGAACAGCAGAAGTATACAACATACAAAAAAGACAGCTAACTCACCTAGGAGATCCTTGTAGAACGGCATTGACCTTTCATGATTTTCATACAGATCGAATTCCAACACGATGAAGGCTAACAAGTCCATATCCAGGTTCTGCACCGAAGATCACACTGCAATTTTGTTAATGTTGACAAAACATACATGTCTGCATCTGTAGACACAAGAATGCGGAATATTCCAAAGCTAGTAACTCCTTTTTTTCTGAATGAAGAGGATGACTAATATTTGTACATTCAAAAAAGGTTTCTTAGCTGGGTTAATACAAACAGTAACCTATTTGTTGTTATTTAGTTCATTTGCTCGATTTATGGTACAGATAAATAAGTATGAAAGTCCAGTAACCAAAGGTTCAAAACAAAACTACCTGGATGTTTGTCTCAATGTTTCGTATCCTAAGAAACTTGTTGATTTGATGCAAGAGGATGCTTTCCCAAAGCTACAGGTTGTAGCAAAAATCATGAGCATGAAGTTGTAATGTtaaaagaaaagcaaagcaaaCATTTTGGATGTGAGATTTCTACTAAACCACAAACTGCCAGCTAATCAGCTTGCGCTTATGGAACTGATTGTAGTGTTCTACAGATTACGTAGCAATGTGAAATAattgaagaagaaagaaatgtaATCCAGCAAGAAAAAAGCAAATCTCCGGTTCAGTTTGTACGACCTACAAGGAAACAAGAAAAGAGACTCCATGTCCCCTTGCCTACATAAACCATGTGTAGTAGCTAGTCTAGAGATgaacaaaaatataaaaaatttaGACTTGTTATCATGGTAGGCAGATTTATTACTGAATTTTTCCTCATTAGCCTTTCCATCCACTATAAATAGTGACACTAAAAAGCATCCTGTCATATTGCAGCAAGTAGAACTACACCATAGAGTTTTTTATCCATATGATAAAACTGTCAGTACCGTCATGCATCCTGCTTTGGTGGGTTTCATGGTGGGCATTTTATACTTAAACGACATGTTCATCAACCACAAGACATTATTGTGGTTACACCTCCCTACGTATAGTATACAATTAATTATTTTGTACAAAATCTCGTGCCCgttcattaaaaaaagaaaacacaagGCTGATATCACAATTCATATGTAAAAGATACTCCCCACAATGCAAATCACGCGTAGATTTCCATTCAGAATACACGTGCTTCAAAATCAACACGTGGCCAATTTCCACGCGGGCCGGAACAGGGCCGGGATTCCGTAGGGGTCGGAGTTCCCAGAATAGGCCTCAGGGTTCTCTCTCTGACCAGGAGGCAGGAGGGATACTTTAGGTGTTTCCGTCGTTCGGGTTAGGGTTCAGGGGCACTTTCTTCCTCCCATGTACCACATATATATGATATCGCGCCGCCGATCCGATCCTCcccgtctccatctccacctcctctcctctcgtCTCCTCTCCAGCACCGATCGAGGAGATTGTTGGATCTTCTTGATCTGAATCCATCGCTCCATGGGTGCCTGTTACAAGAGAGAGAGATACACGATCGGGTCTGCTTCCCTGCGTCCGCCCCGACACGATCCGCCGCCGGATGCGGATAACCTTCTTCGCCCAGGGAGCTGCCTCCTCGACGTGGAAGCCTACCTCGACAACCGCAGAAACGCCACCACAGCCTCTTGCAAGGCGAGGAACGGCGCGCTGATCCGGGTCACCTTCTTCATCGCCCATCCGCCGCGCCTCTCCCACTTCACCGTCTGCTGCCCAGGCAAGTCACCCTACCAGCTGTTCGCCGACGAGCCCAGTGTCGTGGCAGCGGAGGAGGACCTCGTCCTCATCCGCATG encodes the following:
- the LOC101758230 gene encoding uncharacterized protein LOC101758230: MATYNFDLLDLADGESGDAAVSVVVGKKKTLAVDAKIADAADPAQPAVQEKPKSYSYYTKLQLDEALRICEQKQTRVKEAQKKLRGEEAKLKEQPGNEARLKEVSDEKRKLWLELKKLWQEEWKTLRPKRDAFYEENKIPLPNKNNKDNEKKPNDVDPGSNHNGVNGNVYNNNDDGSCCYSSDYGGNNDEYLAQLCDGGEHYPHGHDERQVERGHYHYNKGDRQGYRQGQLRMKKVYVPKVKASSDAGTEAEEKPEENGASATTMEQKEASADNADVVPASESDKSAGGAAQEGPNNGTRTHFLKEKRNGSEKRKKKNAMKNSGTEPEKVKKQDSEVDGSKSADKQPLEEEKKTLAEYEKMREEKKMTSEASKTEARKVTADEFKGLQMLEKRKLDVEEAVIKVEKAQPKVKEASNKEVVQAEGKDAAAKDGKPKKVVVPHQNLGFRPPSRVPYVQEDGSSARARFNGGFHGGSRDNSTEPRVNGRAAQNEAGDHNGNGAPRGAHNGRGDGAPRGNYSGHRNGYMGNGGYDYGRGNGGYGYGRGQGGNQSNGGYQQQRQGGNVGQYQQERAGNGGYYPQRHHPASDRYHQQRGNSGDRRNFARVPAPVLNVKEFPELPVPTSARSAAPASAPHACPSSGLCTGGRSGSGPGA